A genomic region of Vitreoscilla filiformis contains the following coding sequences:
- a CDS encoding LysR family transcriptional regulator, producing the protein MNISFRQLRLFLALAEHGSVGAAARVMHVTQPTASMQLREVQDAAGLPLYTLVGRRVQLTEAGHALATTARCMLDDWIDWEQQLAAWKGLTGGRLRVAVVSTAKYFVPRLLGGFCARYPDIDIRLEVLNRDGVLQRLREQRDDLAIMSMPPTDWALDDVVFLTNPLVLIGPGNHPLAGRTSLTLADVAGERFILRERGSGTRMAVDAHFRAVGFQPQVRLELGSNEAIKEAVAGGLGLSVLSAHTLHGRAREHGVQVWPVAGFPLAGQWHVVCRQVRALSPIARVFREHLLSQAERVAADVAADAPTS; encoded by the coding sequence ATGAACATCAGTTTTCGGCAGTTGCGTCTCTTTCTCGCCTTGGCTGAACACGGCAGCGTCGGTGCGGCGGCGCGGGTGATGCATGTGACGCAGCCGACGGCCTCCATGCAGTTGCGCGAAGTGCAAGATGCGGCAGGCTTGCCGCTCTACACCTTGGTGGGGCGGCGCGTGCAGCTCACCGAGGCGGGGCACGCCCTGGCCACGACCGCCCGGTGCATGCTGGACGATTGGATCGACTGGGAACAGCAACTCGCCGCTTGGAAGGGGCTGACCGGTGGACGCTTGCGTGTGGCCGTGGTGAGCACCGCCAAATACTTCGTGCCGCGTTTACTGGGGGGGTTTTGCGCCCGCTATCCAGACATCGACATCCGCCTGGAAGTGCTGAACCGGGACGGCGTGCTCCAGCGCCTGCGTGAGCAGCGCGATGATTTGGCCATCATGTCCATGCCGCCCACCGACTGGGCGCTGGATGACGTGGTGTTCCTCACCAACCCCCTGGTGCTGATTGGGCCGGGGAATCATCCCCTGGCAGGGCGTACCTCATTGACGCTGGCAGATGTGGCGGGCGAGCGATTCATCTTGCGTGAGCGCGGTTCGGGCACGCGCATGGCGGTCGATGCGCATTTCCGCGCTGTGGGTTTTCAGCCCCAGGTGCGGTTGGAGCTGGGCAGCAACGAGGCCATCAAGGAGGCGGTGGCGGGGGGCTTGGGGTTGTCGGTGCTGTCGGCACACACCTTGCACGGTCGAGCGCGTGAACACGGGGTGCAAGTGTGGCCCGTGGCGGGGTTTCCGCTTGCGGGGCAGTGGCATGTGGTGTGCCGTCAGGTGCGGGCACTGAGTCCGATTGCACGGGTGTTCCGCGAGCATCTGTTGAGCCAAGCCGAGCGAGTGGCCGCCGA